From the Hylaeus volcanicus isolate JK05 chromosome 4, UHH_iyHylVolc1.0_haploid, whole genome shotgun sequence genome, one window contains:
- the LOC128874841 gene encoding TATA box-binding protein-associated factor RNA polymerase I subunit B isoform X1 has product MQKCRICNGTDFYKEAGYFFCQTCQTQNEDIREEVLELRIDTSTRLRKTRIRRLRSDKSGDELGWTSWELYNFVLIGLTNELVELGVSSDIKLTVLQLWATYLGKLEVAFISTKKKSVPKLARRYNKKDAEIIYGKVQSQRRSRKRRKIGSSTNTSMISAYQSGGSSMRELSKNKRLLATADYDRFLQSQGSSEGDGLSLFSQSAYSNQSSSIKSSNNEGKVQFSSHAKEEARKIKRLSRNIPRYKRASYRINHISTQYRIGPNIITPMKLWAIVYIALRIHDQPIQLGDMLRYGREGHLSYYKLDHLIPPEVNLTKRERNFLSQNVEITHKGMRRIIASIAKLLGVWDIVCPDFLPLISRYCQELGLPKGIKLYTERLIALSPPKMIFNGKKSYIPNYEGRAIAFIIVVLKTLLALDDITEYQVSRIAEKINSVAIKQGLLTEKLFSFQEWQKYIECRKTILTHSHFPTKMKYGPDTHGIDDLYFKFLESITSKADKKETDIKNSKHFLPEPLVNAMTTYISNLNVNDFPPKAIDVFPPSLTPLHSYLQHLLDHPLYDIPSVVRNDFFLTKVGYMTKPDSLIELAMECDINLEIIDSSLHFLEKVVPPFEQPRMPSIEELKQLVDVQDDSNTQHTEGSENLNDYLHRKIPCRIKFNVTKEQYYEKVRSSAKNFRNIDLGSDFGFSETLPNGRLAIPNDSDSDSEDEKEDINLTNRESILLGKKLCEKYNLHLSVAEKESINESDISKRMRFKKHKLQFARNAKGQFIKGSAVSINVEENNEDSLSETDLAFQTSTQINLTEKMHNDIDKIMEEELPLCDGIDINNITIDDIDTAFPNLNDYFNLSEISLFRNSDDNSMLETNLEKDIANNKYQFFRPFKHYWMYHCIFSRVKPKNFAVFERSLPRNFRWLLNECALAVEMSTEDLYEEVCLIETYHANILKSTSEDINCSSTDPMSKNQINLILSRW; this is encoded by the exons atgcaaaagtgCAGAATCTGTAATGGTACAGATTTCTATAAAGAGGCtggctattttttttgtcaaacaTGCCAAACGCAAAACGAg GATATCAGAGAGGAGGTCCTCGAATTACGAATAGATACTTCAACCCGATTGAGGAAAACCAGAATTAGACGATTGAGATCAGACAAATCAG GCGATGAGCTTGGCTGGACTTCGTGGGAATTGTATAACTTTGTTCTCATTGGATTGACAAATGAACTCGTAGAACTAGGTGTATCATCTGATATAAAGTTAACAGTATTACAATTATGGGCAACTTATTTGGGAAAGCTAGAAGTTgcatttatttcaacgaaaaaaaaatctgtacCAAAGCTGGCTAGAAGATATAACAAAAA GGatgcagaaattatttatggtaAAGTGCAGTCCCAAAGGAGGTCCAGAAAGCGTAGAAAAATTGGGAGCAGTACAAATACTTCTATGATATCTGCTTATCAAAGCGGAGGTAGCTCTATGCGagaattaagtaaaaataaa aGACTTTTAGCAACTGCAGATTATGATAGGTTTCTTCAGTCTCAAGGTAGTTCTGAAGGTGATGGGCTTAGTCTGTTTAGTCAAAGTGCATATAGCAATCAATCCAGTTCAATAAAATCCTCAAATAATGAGGGAAA AGTGCAATTCAGTTCTCATGCTAAAGAAGAAGcaagaaaaatcaaaagatTATCAAGAAATATACCTAGATATAAAAGAGCCAGCTATAGAATAAACCACATAAGTACTCAATATAGGATAGGACCTAATATAATTACACCTATGAAGTTATGGGCAATTGTGTATATAGCTCTTAGAATTCATGATCAGCCCATACAATTAGGAGACATGTTAAG ATATGGAAGAGAAGGGCATTTATCATACTATAAGTTAGACCATTTAATACCGCCAGAAGTGAATTTAactaaaagagaaagaaatttcttatcgcaaaatgttgaaattacGCATAAAGGAATGAGACGAATCATTGCGAGTATCGCGAAACTTCTTGGTGTATGGGATATAGTCTGTCCAGACTTCTTACCTCTAATTAGTCGATATTGCCAAGAATTAGGATTACCTA AAGGTATCAAACTATACACGGAAAGACTGATAGCTTTATCGCCGCCcaaaatgatatttaacgGAAAGAAGTCGTACATTCCAAACTACGAAGGTCGTGCAATAGCATTTATCATTGTAGTgctaaaaactttacttgctTTAGATGACATAACTGAATATCAAGTTAGCAGGATAGCAGAGAAAATCAACAg CGTAGCTATTAAACAGGGCTTGttaacagaaaaattgttcagttTTCAAGAGTGGCAAAAGTATATTGAAtgtagaaaaacaattttaacgcATTCGCATTTTCCAACCAAGATGAAGTATGGTCCAGATACACACGGAATCGACGATCTGTACTTTAAATTTTTGGAGTCTATAACTTCTAAAGCGGACAAGAAGGAAACAGacataaaaaattctaaacattttttaccgGAACCACTCGTTAACGCTATGACGACatacatttctaatttaaatgtaaatgatttTCCACCAAAGGCAATAGATGTATTTCCACCATCTTTAACGCCTCTTCATTCCTATCTCCAGCATTTATTGGATCATCCACTTTATGACATTCCTAGTGTCGTAAGAAacgatttttttcttacaaaaGTTGGGTACATGACTAAACCTGATTC TCTTATAGAATTAGCTATGGAGtgtgatattaatttagagaTAATTGATTCAAGTTtacattttcttgaaaaagtTGTACCTCCCTTCGAGCAACCCAGAATGCCAAGTATAGAGGAATTAAAGCAGCTCGTAGATGTGCAGGATGATTCTAATACCCAACACACGGAAGGAAGTGAAAATCTAAACGACTACTTGCATAGAAAAATACcgtgtagaataaaattcaacgttacCAAAGAACAGTATTACGAGAAGGTTCGAAGTTCAGCAAagaatttcagaaatattgACCTAGGAAGTGACTTTGGTTTCTCTGAAACTTTGCCGAATGGTAGATTAGCAATTCCTAATGATAGCGATAGCGATAGCGAAGATGAGAAGGAAGATATCAACCTTACCAATAGAGAAAGTATACTACTGGGAAAGAAATTGtgtgaaaaatacaatttacatttatcaGTCGCAGAAAAAGAATCTATTAACGAGTCGGATATCAGCAAGAGAATGCGTTTTAAAAAACACAAGCTTCAATTTGCGCGAAACGCAAAGGGTCAGTTCATTAAAGGAAGTGCTGTATCTATAAACGttgaagaaaataacgaagatTCCCTTTCCGAAACGGATTTAGCTTTTCAGACGAgtacacaaataaatttgacagAAAAGATGCATAACGATATCGACAAAATTATGGAAGAAGAACTACCCTTGTGCGATGGtatagatattaataatataacaattgaCGATATAGATACTGCCTTTCCAAATTTGAACGACTATTTCAATTTGagcgaaatttcgttatttcgcAATAGCGACGACAATTCCATGTTAGAAACTAATTTGGAGAAAGACATAGCTAATAACAAATACCAATTCTTTAGACCCTTCAAACATTATTGGATGTATCATTGCATCTTTAGTCGTGTGAAACCAAAGAATTTCGCGGTATTTGAAAGATCGCTACCACGAAATTTTCGTTGGTTGTTAAACGAGTGCGCACTTGCCGTGGAAATGTCC
- the LOC128874841 gene encoding TATA box-binding protein-associated factor RNA polymerase I subunit B isoform X2, producing the protein MQKCRICNGTDFYKEAGYFFCQTCQTQNEDIREEVLELRIDTSTRLRKTRIRRLRSDKSGDELGWTSWELYNFVLIGLTNELVELGVSSDIKLTVLQLWATYLGKLEVAFISTKKKSVPKLARRYNKKDAEIIYGKVQSQRRSRKRRKIGSSTNTSMISAYQSGGSSMRELSKNKRLLATADYDRFLQSQGSSEGDGLSLFSQSAYSNQSSSIKSSNNEGKVQFSSHAKEEARKIKRLSRNIPRYKRASYRINHISTQYRIGPNIITPMKLWAIVYIALRIHDQPIQLGDMLRYGREGHLSYYKLDHLIPPEVNLTKRERNFLSQNVEITHKGMRRIIASIAKLLGVWDIVCPDFLPLISRYCQELGLPSIKLYTERLIALSPPKMIFNGKKSYIPNYEGRAIAFIIVVLKTLLALDDITEYQVSRIAEKINSVAIKQGLLTEKLFSFQEWQKYIECRKTILTHSHFPTKMKYGPDTHGIDDLYFKFLESITSKADKKETDIKNSKHFLPEPLVNAMTTYISNLNVNDFPPKAIDVFPPSLTPLHSYLQHLLDHPLYDIPSVVRNDFFLTKVGYMTKPDSLIELAMECDINLEIIDSSLHFLEKVVPPFEQPRMPSIEELKQLVDVQDDSNTQHTEGSENLNDYLHRKIPCRIKFNVTKEQYYEKVRSSAKNFRNIDLGSDFGFSETLPNGRLAIPNDSDSDSEDEKEDINLTNRESILLGKKLCEKYNLHLSVAEKESINESDISKRMRFKKHKLQFARNAKGQFIKGSAVSINVEENNEDSLSETDLAFQTSTQINLTEKMHNDIDKIMEEELPLCDGIDINNITIDDIDTAFPNLNDYFNLSEISLFRNSDDNSMLETNLEKDIANNKYQFFRPFKHYWMYHCIFSRVKPKNFAVFERSLPRNFRWLLNECALAVEMSTEDLYEEVCLIETYHANILKSTSEDINCSSTDPMSKNQINLILSRW; encoded by the exons atgcaaaagtgCAGAATCTGTAATGGTACAGATTTCTATAAAGAGGCtggctattttttttgtcaaacaTGCCAAACGCAAAACGAg GATATCAGAGAGGAGGTCCTCGAATTACGAATAGATACTTCAACCCGATTGAGGAAAACCAGAATTAGACGATTGAGATCAGACAAATCAG GCGATGAGCTTGGCTGGACTTCGTGGGAATTGTATAACTTTGTTCTCATTGGATTGACAAATGAACTCGTAGAACTAGGTGTATCATCTGATATAAAGTTAACAGTATTACAATTATGGGCAACTTATTTGGGAAAGCTAGAAGTTgcatttatttcaacgaaaaaaaaatctgtacCAAAGCTGGCTAGAAGATATAACAAAAA GGatgcagaaattatttatggtaAAGTGCAGTCCCAAAGGAGGTCCAGAAAGCGTAGAAAAATTGGGAGCAGTACAAATACTTCTATGATATCTGCTTATCAAAGCGGAGGTAGCTCTATGCGagaattaagtaaaaataaa aGACTTTTAGCAACTGCAGATTATGATAGGTTTCTTCAGTCTCAAGGTAGTTCTGAAGGTGATGGGCTTAGTCTGTTTAGTCAAAGTGCATATAGCAATCAATCCAGTTCAATAAAATCCTCAAATAATGAGGGAAA AGTGCAATTCAGTTCTCATGCTAAAGAAGAAGcaagaaaaatcaaaagatTATCAAGAAATATACCTAGATATAAAAGAGCCAGCTATAGAATAAACCACATAAGTACTCAATATAGGATAGGACCTAATATAATTACACCTATGAAGTTATGGGCAATTGTGTATATAGCTCTTAGAATTCATGATCAGCCCATACAATTAGGAGACATGTTAAG ATATGGAAGAGAAGGGCATTTATCATACTATAAGTTAGACCATTTAATACCGCCAGAAGTGAATTTAactaaaagagaaagaaatttcttatcgcaaaatgttgaaattacGCATAAAGGAATGAGACGAATCATTGCGAGTATCGCGAAACTTCTTGGTGTATGGGATATAGTCTGTCCAGACTTCTTACCTCTAATTAGTCGATATTGCCAAGAATTAGGATTACCTA GTATCAAACTATACACGGAAAGACTGATAGCTTTATCGCCGCCcaaaatgatatttaacgGAAAGAAGTCGTACATTCCAAACTACGAAGGTCGTGCAATAGCATTTATCATTGTAGTgctaaaaactttacttgctTTAGATGACATAACTGAATATCAAGTTAGCAGGATAGCAGAGAAAATCAACAg CGTAGCTATTAAACAGGGCTTGttaacagaaaaattgttcagttTTCAAGAGTGGCAAAAGTATATTGAAtgtagaaaaacaattttaacgcATTCGCATTTTCCAACCAAGATGAAGTATGGTCCAGATACACACGGAATCGACGATCTGTACTTTAAATTTTTGGAGTCTATAACTTCTAAAGCGGACAAGAAGGAAACAGacataaaaaattctaaacattttttaccgGAACCACTCGTTAACGCTATGACGACatacatttctaatttaaatgtaaatgatttTCCACCAAAGGCAATAGATGTATTTCCACCATCTTTAACGCCTCTTCATTCCTATCTCCAGCATTTATTGGATCATCCACTTTATGACATTCCTAGTGTCGTAAGAAacgatttttttcttacaaaaGTTGGGTACATGACTAAACCTGATTC TCTTATAGAATTAGCTATGGAGtgtgatattaatttagagaTAATTGATTCAAGTTtacattttcttgaaaaagtTGTACCTCCCTTCGAGCAACCCAGAATGCCAAGTATAGAGGAATTAAAGCAGCTCGTAGATGTGCAGGATGATTCTAATACCCAACACACGGAAGGAAGTGAAAATCTAAACGACTACTTGCATAGAAAAATACcgtgtagaataaaattcaacgttacCAAAGAACAGTATTACGAGAAGGTTCGAAGTTCAGCAAagaatttcagaaatattgACCTAGGAAGTGACTTTGGTTTCTCTGAAACTTTGCCGAATGGTAGATTAGCAATTCCTAATGATAGCGATAGCGATAGCGAAGATGAGAAGGAAGATATCAACCTTACCAATAGAGAAAGTATACTACTGGGAAAGAAATTGtgtgaaaaatacaatttacatttatcaGTCGCAGAAAAAGAATCTATTAACGAGTCGGATATCAGCAAGAGAATGCGTTTTAAAAAACACAAGCTTCAATTTGCGCGAAACGCAAAGGGTCAGTTCATTAAAGGAAGTGCTGTATCTATAAACGttgaagaaaataacgaagatTCCCTTTCCGAAACGGATTTAGCTTTTCAGACGAgtacacaaataaatttgacagAAAAGATGCATAACGATATCGACAAAATTATGGAAGAAGAACTACCCTTGTGCGATGGtatagatattaataatataacaattgaCGATATAGATACTGCCTTTCCAAATTTGAACGACTATTTCAATTTGagcgaaatttcgttatttcgcAATAGCGACGACAATTCCATGTTAGAAACTAATTTGGAGAAAGACATAGCTAATAACAAATACCAATTCTTTAGACCCTTCAAACATTATTGGATGTATCATTGCATCTTTAGTCGTGTGAAACCAAAGAATTTCGCGGTATTTGAAAGATCGCTACCACGAAATTTTCGTTGGTTGTTAAACGAGTGCGCACTTGCCGTGGAAATGTCC
- the LOC128874861 gene encoding isoaspartyl peptidase/L-asparaginase-like, whose product MQHEKYCSSRQKNNSYDNILNNLHKRIGAGECKCYENNFPCIIVHGGAGNFNDSIDTEKMTGCKKAAINGYKKLIDGESSVNVVERTLWWLECDEFFNCSYGSVLNEIGKVQMDASIMDGLTFKCGSVAAVSDIEHPITLAKYVLNNFPNSIFVGEGAKNLAKYANLNWLSDGNMESPMARIAYYLGKEEYEADVDDLSVLGVDMLTNSFGTVGCVAYDGHSIAAGTTTGGLNKKLVGRVGDTPLLGCGTYATKDIGCSVTGHGESIMKLGLARAITEDVQDNFTGEEALYKHFSCMLNKFEKTGGGVILQSNGRWATHFTSDKMPYAVIENDVITFGTKLHEERRELYGKHTTKNCECECLAIIVSILRYPNPLT is encoded by the exons atgcaacacgaaaaatattgttcttctcggcaaaaaaataattcgtatgataatatattaaataacctaCATAAAAGGATAGGAGCAGGAGAATGCAAATGTTACGAAAATAACTTCCCCTGTATAATTGTCCATGGAGGCGCAGGGAATTTTAACGATTCTATAGATACGGAAAAAATGACAGGTTGTAAAAAAGCTGCAATTAAtggatataaaaaattaatagacgGCGAGAGTTCCGTAAACGTTGTAGAGAGAACTTTATGGTGGTTAGAAtgcgatgaattttttaattgtagttACGGGTCTGTGTTGAATGAAATAg GAAAAGTGCAAATGGATGCAAGTATTATGGATGGTTTAACTTTTAAATGCGGATCCGTAGCAGCAGTTTCAGATATAGAGCATCCTATAACACTCGCAAAATACGTCTTAAACAACTTTCCAAATTCCATTTTCGTGGGCGAAGGCGCTAAGAATTTAGCAAAATATGCGAATTTAAATTGGTTATCAGACGGGAATATGGAATCACCGATGGCGCGTATAGCTTATTATTTAGGAAAAGAAGAATATGAAGCAGATGTCGATGATCTAAGTGTACTGGGTGTCGATATGTTAACGa ATAGTTTTGGTACTGTCGGGTGTGTAGCATACGACGGTCATAGTATTGCTGCAGGAACCACGACAGGCggtttaaacaaaaagttagTAGGAAGAGTAGGAGATACTCCATTGTTAGGTTGTGGTACATACGCTACCAAGGATATAGGTTGCTCTGTAACAGGGCACGGAGAGTCTATAATGAAATTAGGATTAGCACGCGCGATCACGGAAGATGTTCAAGACAATTTTACAGGGGAAGAAGCCTTATACAAGCATTTTTCTTgcatgttaaataaatttgagaaaactGGTGGTGGGGTAATTCTTCAATCGAACGGTCGTTGGGCAACGCATTTTACTTCCGATAAAATGCCATACGCGGTAattgaaaatgatgtaatcacatttggaacaaaattaCACGAGGAAAGAAGAGAATTGTATGGCAAACATACTACGAAAAATTGCGAATGCGAATGTCTCGCTATAATTGTATCTATACTACGCTACCCTAATCCTTTGACATAA
- the LOC128874845 gene encoding splicing factor 3A subunit 3 — METILEQQRRYHEERERLMDAMVKEMLYKKPGHRESINSEHRLKMLLDEYMDSTLHLQDLYEDKDGQRKEEVQALSGPNEFSEFYSRLKSIKEFYRRHPNEISIPMSVEFEELAKMRENPTEDFSNLVEFTDEEGYGKYLDLHECYEKYINLKGIEKIDYIMYLSTFDHLFDIPRERKNAEYQRYVESLLEYLNDYLSRVRPLLDLNAELQEANKEFETQWENSTFPGWPKETGSALTHVGAHLELSAFSSWEELASLGLDRLKSALMALGLKCGGTLEERAQRLFSTKGEASLDPNLLAKNNRNRKSGKGRNSEKQRDIACLEAQVYRLAELVSTQRVATKENVQRKQARTEGERGDSDAEASASESEEEDDNEVPYNPKNLPLGWDGKPIPYWLYKLHGLNINYNCEICGNFTYKGPKAFQRHFAEWRHAHGMRCLGIPNTAHFANVTQIEDALALWEKLKAQKQAERWQPEQEEEFEDSLGNVVNRKTYEDLKRQGLL, encoded by the exons atggaaacaataTTAGAGCAACAACGACGCTATCatgaagagagagaaagattgATGGATGCAATGGTCAAGGAAATGCTTTATAAAAAACCAGGTCACAGAGAAAGTATAAATTCCGAGCATCGATTAAAGATGCTACTTGATGAGTACATGGACAGTACTTTACATTTGCAGGATTTGTACGAGGATAAAGATGGACAAAGGAAGGAGGAA gtGCAAGCACTCTCTGGGCCAAATGAATTTTCCGAGTTTTACTCTCGATTGAAGTCCATAAAAGAGTTTTACCGCCGACATCCCAACGAGATAAGTATTCCAATGTCTGTAGAATTTGAAGAATTGGCCAAAATGCGAGAGAACCCTACCGAAGACTTTTCAAATCTTGTTGAATTTACGGATGAAGAAGGTTATGGAAAGTACCTTGACCTCCACGAATgttacgaaaaatatattaacctTAAGGGAATAGAAAAAATCGATTACATCATGTATTTATCAACTTTTGatcatttatttgatattccaagggaaagaaaaaatgcTGAATATCAACGATATGTAGAATCTCTATTGGAATACTTGAATGATTATTTGAGTAGAGTTAGACCTTTGCTTGATTTGAATGCAGAACTTCAAGAagcaaataaagaatttgaaaCACAATGGGAGAATAGTACATTTCCTGGATGGCCAAAAGAAACTGGCAGTGCTTTAACTCATGTGGGAGCTCATTTAGAACTTTCTGCTTTTTCTTCCTGGGAAGAGCTTGCATCTCTTGGATTGGACAGATTGAAATCAGCTCTAATGGCTTTAGGTTTGAAATGTGGTGGGACACTCGAAGAAAGAGCTCAAAGACTTTTTAGTACAAAAGGAGAAGCTTCTCTGGATCCAAATTTGTTagcaaaaaataatagaaataggAAATCTGGGAAAGGAAGAAATTCTGAAAAGCAAAGAGATATAGCATGTTTAGAAGCTCAAGTATACAGACTTGCAGAATTGGTATCCACTCAACGAGTGGccacaaaagaaaatgttcaaagaaaacaagctAGAACAGAAGGTGAACGTGGAGATTCGGATGCAGAGGCTAGTGCTAGTGAAtctgaagaagaagatgacAATGAAGTTCCCTACAATCCTAAAAACCTTCCTCTTGGATGGGATGGGAAACCTATACCATATTGGCTGTACAAATTACATGgcttgaatattaattataattgtgaaatatgtGGGAACTTTACATATAAAGGACCAAAAGCTTTTCAAAGACATTTTGCGGAATGGAGACACGCGCACGGTATGCGATGTCTTGGTATACCAAATACTGCACATTTTGCTAATGTGACACAAATAGAAGATGCTCTAGCTTTATGGGAAAAACTGAAGGCACAGAAACAAGCGGAACGTTGGCAACCAGagcaagaagaagaattcGAAGACTCCCTTGGAAATGTAGTTAATCGTAAAACATACGAGGACTTGAAAAGACAAggtcttttataa
- the LOC128874858 gene encoding prefoldin subunit 6 isoform X1 encodes MTQTNMTEEIQKNLKTEIDKYKQVQKDYHKALSQRQQLDGQLNENIAVKKELDLLKSQDDVFKLIGPVLIKQDLEDAKQNVAKRMEYIQSELKRVEEMITTLDKKQDTHRETLEKYQQMFEQAQVKAMLSQPKA; translated from the exons ATGACTCag acaaaCATGAcggaagaaattcaaaaaaatttaaaaacagaaatagaCAAATATAAACAGGTTCAAAAAG ATTACCACAAAGCATTGAGTCAAAGACAACAGCTGGATGGgcaattgaatgaaaatattgcgGTTAAGAAAGAATTGGATCTTTTGAAATCTCAAGATGATGTTTTCAAACTAATTGGACCAGTTCTAATAAAACAGGACTTGGAAGATGCAAAGCAGAATGTTGCTAAACGGATGGAATACATCCAGTCTGAATT GAAACGGGTGGAGGAAATGATAACTACATTAGATAAGAAGCAAGATACGCATCGGGAAACATTAGAGAAGTATCAACAAATGTTTGAACAGGCTCAGGTGAAAGCAATGCTTTCTCAACCAAAGGCATAA
- the LOC128874858 gene encoding prefoldin subunit 6 isoform X2 — MTNMTEEIQKNLKTEIDKYKQVQKDYHKALSQRQQLDGQLNENIAVKKELDLLKSQDDVFKLIGPVLIKQDLEDAKQNVAKRMEYIQSELKRVEEMITTLDKKQDTHRETLEKYQQMFEQAQVKAMLSQPKA; from the exons ATG acaaaCATGAcggaagaaattcaaaaaaatttaaaaacagaaatagaCAAATATAAACAGGTTCAAAAAG ATTACCACAAAGCATTGAGTCAAAGACAACAGCTGGATGGgcaattgaatgaaaatattgcgGTTAAGAAAGAATTGGATCTTTTGAAATCTCAAGATGATGTTTTCAAACTAATTGGACCAGTTCTAATAAAACAGGACTTGGAAGATGCAAAGCAGAATGTTGCTAAACGGATGGAATACATCCAGTCTGAATT GAAACGGGTGGAGGAAATGATAACTACATTAGATAAGAAGCAAGATACGCATCGGGAAACATTAGAGAAGTATCAACAAATGTTTGAACAGGCTCAGGTGAAAGCAATGCTTTCTCAACCAAAGGCATAA
- the LOC128874858 gene encoding prefoldin subunit 6 isoform X3 has translation MTEEIQKNLKTEIDKYKQVQKDYHKALSQRQQLDGQLNENIAVKKELDLLKSQDDVFKLIGPVLIKQDLEDAKQNVAKRMEYIQSELKRVEEMITTLDKKQDTHRETLEKYQQMFEQAQVKAMLSQPKA, from the exons ATGAcggaagaaattcaaaaaaatttaaaaacagaaatagaCAAATATAAACAGGTTCAAAAAG ATTACCACAAAGCATTGAGTCAAAGACAACAGCTGGATGGgcaattgaatgaaaatattgcgGTTAAGAAAGAATTGGATCTTTTGAAATCTCAAGATGATGTTTTCAAACTAATTGGACCAGTTCTAATAAAACAGGACTTGGAAGATGCAAAGCAGAATGTTGCTAAACGGATGGAATACATCCAGTCTGAATT GAAACGGGTGGAGGAAATGATAACTACATTAGATAAGAAGCAAGATACGCATCGGGAAACATTAGAGAAGTATCAACAAATGTTTGAACAGGCTCAGGTGAAAGCAATGCTTTCTCAACCAAAGGCATAA
- the LOC128874857 gene encoding COMM domain-containing protein 2 — protein MLLTLKPDHKKHVLLLAEHEPQVLQDFCKLALDYLQKGPNVKLYNAAAQKLEVEVNVIKNSVEGLVNLLLESCRYKLNSEDFRDSVIALGFSEDQEAILSKLYNTKKDEILNTLTDIGFKLPEYHDMEWRYEVQLASRSLLKQVAPLITLDLSIKNTDKGENVEHVLLQTDPVNLLHIVQQLEEALQEGHSQHIRRLSRVIK, from the exons atgttgttAACATTAAAACCAGATCATAAGAAACATGTACTGCTTCTTGCGGAACACGAACCGCAAG TTTTACAAGATTTCTGTAAATTGGCCCTAGATTATTTGCAGAAGGGACCAAACGTTAAATTGTATAATGCAGCTGCTC aaaaattagaGGTTGAAgtaaacgtaattaaaaactCAGTTGAAGGACTTGTCAATTTATTACTGGAGAGTTGTAGATACAAG TTAAATTCCGAGGACTTTAGGGATTCAGTAATAGCTTTAGGGTTTTCTGAAGATCAAGAAGCAATATTaagcaaattatataatactaaaaaagatgaaatattaaacacaCTTACAGATATTGGATTTAAATTGCCAGAGTATCATGATATGGAATGGAGATATGAAGTTCAG CTTGCATCAAGATCGCTATTAAAACAAGTTGCTCCTCTCATTACTTTGGATTTATCCATAAAAAATACAGACAAGGGTGAGAATGTGGAGCACGTATTACTTCAAACTGACCCTGTTAATTTGCTACACATTGTACAGCAATTAGAAGAGGCCCTTCAAGAGGGTCACAGTCAACACATTCGTAGACTTTCAAGAgtgataaaatga